In Musa acuminata AAA Group cultivar baxijiao chromosome BXJ2-3, Cavendish_Baxijiao_AAA, whole genome shotgun sequence, the following proteins share a genomic window:
- the LOC103979069 gene encoding uncharacterized protein LOC103979069 isoform X3, with protein MEMENSRRSAMDRSREPGLKRPRLAAANAADRGRVASNRDRTLPPLRTGGQTLAPRAGERQERDDVLRRGSHQELVAQYKTALAELTFNSKPIITNLTIIAGESLHAAKEIAALICANVLEAPSGQKLPSLYLLDSIVKNIGKDYIKYFAARLPEVFCKAFKQVESSIHPSMKHLFGTWKGVFPLAPLQIIEKELGFPPVINGSSGSASSKLDSQPQRPAHSIHVNPKYLEARQRLQQSPRNMQQPQKELVNNVICEKKGLKDVRDHVYASDISRESDPGIGRVSERLKDRDEHDKTYYGADRSKLEASRSWKISEEEEYLWDEMKTRKTDYGGTNYLQKVGWNNNKADKTASLGRGKWIPLESGHVESNVNKVDAFSQLVKTAKGEGRVLAYESLGDYLPPLHAKQDTDLGFSMEASSNSLLQQRASSENHSSSFWPPHEASQSVVGSNYKGSNVGQLKEQSISFSGGSSTSTSSSLPLPGLRSSVLSTNLSSYVHIPGSSGTSGQQRPQPLRPPSLSSQLPPSSVHIQQGKPHDSIDHNHFQSHSFAQVDQKALHLEGQQNQVQHLPGSPSNFLAKNHAQPSLSSSITSLSDVSQQLDGLINAANRLSSRDHLPFTQQSQHNLSKWQTENQSQPSKPQPPLQSVTQSQTEKPPLLPLAIGAHWSGKDSGMSYSNNAAVDVSTPPTTSSLLAAIMNGGLFPKNSVSGFQKASIQPPLPIGPPPVQALTSTAPSDTPSLLAPISLGNIPDANSTTHFGDVMPPLPLGPPPSSSLVGVNSENSKTSDPNVNSLSSLLSSLVAKGLIASSSTELPTVSAAQSSNEVPDQSSVFASKSLEQIPPILTTSSTPPTLAEEPAASKSVESGMLSLSNAAEPKDIGIEFKSEILRGFHPSIIRSLLEDLVHQCHICGLRLRLQEQLQCHLDWHVSQKSVISNFNPKSRNWFSNRTNWLDGSMRPESRHLEAAIFLEEVVPIKEKSEPMVPADESQSICVLCGEPFEDIYSEATDEWMYKGTVYLNLPSKQDDANNMDGTAGKSLIVHARCTIQRSADDTDIAEHDKVDQPCAPRQPNLNSG; from the exons ATGGAGATGGAGAACTCCCGCAGATCCGCCATGGACCGCTCCCGAGAACCGGGCTTGAAGCGGCCTCGGCTGGCGGCAGCGAACGCCGCGGACCGGGGCCGCGTCGCCTCCAACCGGGACCGGACGCTTCCTCCGCTGAGGACCGGGGGGCAGACGTTGGCTCCTAGGGCAGGGGAGAGGCAAGAGAGAGACGACGTCTTGAGAAGAGGGTCGCATCAGGAACTTGTGGCGCAGTACAAGACGGCGCTCGCCGAGCTAACATTCAATTCCAAGCCCATCATCACTAATCTGACCATTATCGCGGGAGAGAGCCTTCACGCCGCTAAGGAAATTGCCGCTCTTATCTGCGCCAATGTCCTTGAG GCACCCAGTGGACAGAAGTTGCCATCGTTGTATCTGCTAGATAGTATCGTGAAGAATATCGGGAAagattatattaaatattttgctgCAAGGCTACCTGAG GTCTTCTGTAAGGCCTTCAAACAGGTTGAATCTTCTATTCATCCTAGTATGAAACATCTGTTTGGGACATGGAAAGGAGTTTTTCCATTGGCCCCTCTTCAGATAATTGAAAAAGAGCTAGGCTTCCCACCGGTCATCAATGGTTCATCTGGATCAGCATCATCAAAACTTGATTCCCAACCACAACGTCCAGCTCACAGCATTCATGTGAATCCAAAATACTTGGAGGCGAGGCAGCGCCTTCAACAATCACCTAGG AATATGCAACAGCCACAGAAGGAATTAGTAAACAATGTTATATGTGAGAAAAAAGGACTTAAAGATGTTAGAGATCATGTATATGCTTCCGATATTTCACGAGAGTCAGACCCTGGCATAGGAAGAGTCAGTGAAAGGCTTAAGGACCGAGATGAGCATGACAAAACATATTATGGTGCTG ATAGAAGCAAATTAGAAGCATCTAGGAGCTGGAAGATCTCTGAGGAGGAAGAGTATCTGTgggatgaaatgaaaacaagaaaaacaGATTATGGAGGTACCAACTACTTGCAAAAAGTTGGGTGGAATAATAATAAAGCTGATAAGACTGCCAGCCTTGGAAGAGGTAAATGGATCCCTCTGGAGTCTGGGCATGTAGAGTCCAATGTGAACAAAGTTGATGCCTTCTCTCAATTAGTGAAGACTGCTAAAGGAGAAGGCAGAGTGCTGGCATATGAG AGCCTTGGTGATTATCTTCCACCACTTCATGCCAAGCAGGACACTGATTTGGGATTCAGTATGGAGGCCTCTTCGAATTCACTATTGCAGCAAAGGGCTTCATCTGAAAATCATTCCTCATCCTTCTGGCCCCCCCATGAGGCGTCACAATCAGTGGTTGGATCAAATTATAAAGGCTCAAATGTTGGTCAACTGAAAGAACAATCCATTTCTTTCAGTGGTGGTTCATCTACAAGCACTAGTTCTTCTTTGCCTCTTCCAGGGCTGAGATCCTCCGTCCTTTCTACGAATTTGAGCTCTTATGTTCATATCCCAGGTTCAAGTGGAACTTCTGGACAGCAAAGGCCACAACCTTTACGACCTCCATCACTGTCTTCTCAGTTACCTCCATCTTCAGTGCACATTCAACAAGGGAAGCCACATGACTCAATTGATCATAATCATTTTCAATCTCATTCATTCGCTCAAGTGGATCAGAAGGCTTTGCATCTGGAGGGGCAACAAAATCAAGTGCAACATCTACCAGGGTCTCCAAGTaattttcttgctaaaaatcatgCTCAGCCAAGTTTATCAAGCTCAATAACATCCCTCTCAGATGTTTCTCAACAACTTGATGGTTTAATTAATGCTGCTAATCGGTTGAGTTCAAGGGATCATCTTCCTTTCACACAGCAATCACAACATAATCTATCCAAATGGCAGACAGAAAATCAGTCTCAGCCTTCCAAGCCTCAACCGCCCCTTCAGAGTGTAACCCAGTCTCAGACCGAGAAGCCACCACTTCTGCCTCTGGCAATTGGAGCTCATTGGAGTGGAAAAGACTCTGGGATGAGCTACTCAAATAATGCTGCTGTTGATGTTTCAACACCGCCTACCACGAGTAGTTTGCTGGCTGCTATTATGAATGGTGGTTTATTCCCAAAGAATTCAGTCAGTGGCTTCCAAAAAGCAAGTATACAGCCTCCTTTACCTATTGGGCCTCCTCCtgttcaagctttgacatcaactGCTCCTTCAGATACTCCATCATTGTTAGCTCCTATTTCCCTTGGTAATATACCAGATGCAAATTCAACCACCCATTTTGGAGATGTGATGCCTCCCCTGCCACTTGGGCCTCCACCTTCGTCATCCTTGGTTGGTGTGAACTCCGAGAACTCCAAGACATCTGATCCCAAcgtgaactcactttcaagtcttTTGAGTTCCTTGGTTGCAAAAGGTTTAATAGCCTCATCGTCAACCGAGTTGCCAACTGTATCTGCAGCTCAGTCATCTAATGAGGTCCCAGATCAGTCCAGTGTCTTTGCTAGCAAAAGTTTGGAGCAAATTCCTCCGATCTTAACTACCTCAAGCACTCCTCCAACTTTGGCAGAAGAGCCTGCTGCTTCAAAATCAGTTGAAAGTGGCATGCTATCGCTATCCAATGCAGCTGAACCAAAGGATATAGGCATTGAGTTCAAATCAGAAATTTTACGTGGATTTCAtccttcaatcatcagaagtctgCTAGAGGATCTAGTGCATCAGTGCCACATATGCGGTCTAAGACTTAGACTACAAGAGCAGCTTCAATGTCATTTAGATTGGCATGTCTCACAGAAGTCTGTGATAAGTAATTTTAACCCGAAGTCTAGAAATTGGTTTTCAAATAGGACAAATTGGCTCGATGGTAGCATGAGACCAGAATCTCGTCATTTAGAGGCAGCAATTTTTTTGGAGGAAGTTGTCCCAATTAAAGAGAAATCTGAACCAATGGTTCCTGCAGATGAGAGCCAAAGTATATGTGTACTGTGTGGAGAACCATTTGAGGATATATACTCTGAAGCAACAGATGAATGGATGTACAAAGGGACTGTATATTTGAATCTACCAAGCAAGCAAGATGATGCAAACAATATGGATGGCACTGCTGGTAAGTCTCTTATTGTACATGCACGGTGCACAATACAAAGGTCTGCTGATGATACAGATATCGCGGAGCATGATAAAGTGGACCAACCATGTGCACCAAGGCAACCTAATTTGAATTCAGGGTGA
- the LOC103979069 gene encoding polyadenylation and cleavage factor homolog 4 isoform X2: MEMENSRRSAMDRSREPGLKRPRLAAANAADRGRVASNRDRTLPPLRTGGQTLAPRAGERQERDDVLRRGSHQELVAQYKTALAELTFNSKPIITNLTIIAGESLHAAKEIAALICANVLEAPSGQKLPSLYLLDSIVKNIGKDYIKYFAARLPEAFKQVESSIHPSMKHLFGTWKGVFPLAPLQIIEKELGFPPVINGSSGSASSKLDSQPQRPAHSIHVNPKYLEARQRLQQSPRNMQQPQKELVNNVICEKKGLKDVRDHVYASDISRESDPGIGRVSERLKDRDEHDKTYYGAGMAATEAQLNRRKGFDVNHSNGSNQVSGSANASAQLTSVDLVDTDRSKLEASRSWKISEEEEYLWDEMKTRKTDYGGTNYLQKVGWNNNKADKTASLGRGKWIPLESGHVESNVNKVDAFSQLVKTAKGEGRVLAYESLGDYLPPLHAKQDTDLGFSMEASSNSLLQQRASSENHSSSFWPPHEASQSVVGSNYKGSNVGQLKEQSISFSGGSSTSTSSSLPLPGLRSSVLSTNLSSYVHIPGSSGTSGQQRPQPLRPPSLSSQLPPSSVHIQQGKPHDSIDHNHFQSHSFAQVDQKALHLEGQQNQVQHLPGSPSNFLAKNHAQPSLSSSITSLSDVSQQLDGLINAANRLSSRDHLPFTQQSQHNLSKWQTENQSQPSKPQPPLQSVTQSQTEKPPLLPLAIGAHWSGKDSGMSYSNNAAVDVSTPPTTSSLLAAIMNGGLFPKNSVSGFQKASIQPPLPIGPPPVQALTSTAPSDTPSLLAPISLGNIPDANSTTHFGDVMPPLPLGPPPSSSLVGVNSENSKTSDPNVNSLSSLLSSLVAKGLIASSSTELPTVSAAQSSNEVPDQSSVFASKSLEQIPPILTTSSTPPTLAEEPAASKSVESGMLSLSNAAEPKDIGIEFKSEILRGFHPSIIRSLLEDLVHQCHICGLRLRLQEQLQCHLDWHVSQKSVISNFNPKSRNWFSNRTNWLDGSMRPESRHLEAAIFLEEVVPIKEKSEPMVPADESQSICVLCGEPFEDIYSEATDEWMYKGTVYLNLPSKQDDANNMDGTAGKSLIVHARCTIQRSADDTDIAEHDKVDQPCAPRQPNLNSG; this comes from the exons ATGGAGATGGAGAACTCCCGCAGATCCGCCATGGACCGCTCCCGAGAACCGGGCTTGAAGCGGCCTCGGCTGGCGGCAGCGAACGCCGCGGACCGGGGCCGCGTCGCCTCCAACCGGGACCGGACGCTTCCTCCGCTGAGGACCGGGGGGCAGACGTTGGCTCCTAGGGCAGGGGAGAGGCAAGAGAGAGACGACGTCTTGAGAAGAGGGTCGCATCAGGAACTTGTGGCGCAGTACAAGACGGCGCTCGCCGAGCTAACATTCAATTCCAAGCCCATCATCACTAATCTGACCATTATCGCGGGAGAGAGCCTTCACGCCGCTAAGGAAATTGCCGCTCTTATCTGCGCCAATGTCCTTGAG GCACCCAGTGGACAGAAGTTGCCATCGTTGTATCTGCTAGATAGTATCGTGAAGAATATCGGGAAagattatattaaatattttgctgCAAGGCTACCTGAG GCCTTCAAACAGGTTGAATCTTCTATTCATCCTAGTATGAAACATCTGTTTGGGACATGGAAAGGAGTTTTTCCATTGGCCCCTCTTCAGATAATTGAAAAAGAGCTAGGCTTCCCACCGGTCATCAATGGTTCATCTGGATCAGCATCATCAAAACTTGATTCCCAACCACAACGTCCAGCTCACAGCATTCATGTGAATCCAAAATACTTGGAGGCGAGGCAGCGCCTTCAACAATCACCTAGG AATATGCAACAGCCACAGAAGGAATTAGTAAACAATGTTATATGTGAGAAAAAAGGACTTAAAGATGTTAGAGATCATGTATATGCTTCCGATATTTCACGAGAGTCAGACCCTGGCATAGGAAGAGTCAGTGAAAGGCTTAAGGACCGAGATGAGCATGACAAAACATATTATGGTGCTGGTATGGCTGCTACTGAAGCACAGCTTAATAGAAGGAAAGGATTCGATGTTAATCATTCTAATGGAAGCAATCAAGTATCTGGATCTGCAAATGCTAGTGCTCAGCTAACTTCAGTTGACTTGGTTGATACAGATAGAAGCAAATTAGAAGCATCTAGGAGCTGGAAGATCTCTGAGGAGGAAGAGTATCTGTgggatgaaatgaaaacaagaaaaacaGATTATGGAGGTACCAACTACTTGCAAAAAGTTGGGTGGAATAATAATAAAGCTGATAAGACTGCCAGCCTTGGAAGAGGTAAATGGATCCCTCTGGAGTCTGGGCATGTAGAGTCCAATGTGAACAAAGTTGATGCCTTCTCTCAATTAGTGAAGACTGCTAAAGGAGAAGGCAGAGTGCTGGCATATGAG AGCCTTGGTGATTATCTTCCACCACTTCATGCCAAGCAGGACACTGATTTGGGATTCAGTATGGAGGCCTCTTCGAATTCACTATTGCAGCAAAGGGCTTCATCTGAAAATCATTCCTCATCCTTCTGGCCCCCCCATGAGGCGTCACAATCAGTGGTTGGATCAAATTATAAAGGCTCAAATGTTGGTCAACTGAAAGAACAATCCATTTCTTTCAGTGGTGGTTCATCTACAAGCACTAGTTCTTCTTTGCCTCTTCCAGGGCTGAGATCCTCCGTCCTTTCTACGAATTTGAGCTCTTATGTTCATATCCCAGGTTCAAGTGGAACTTCTGGACAGCAAAGGCCACAACCTTTACGACCTCCATCACTGTCTTCTCAGTTACCTCCATCTTCAGTGCACATTCAACAAGGGAAGCCACATGACTCAATTGATCATAATCATTTTCAATCTCATTCATTCGCTCAAGTGGATCAGAAGGCTTTGCATCTGGAGGGGCAACAAAATCAAGTGCAACATCTACCAGGGTCTCCAAGTaattttcttgctaaaaatcatgCTCAGCCAAGTTTATCAAGCTCAATAACATCCCTCTCAGATGTTTCTCAACAACTTGATGGTTTAATTAATGCTGCTAATCGGTTGAGTTCAAGGGATCATCTTCCTTTCACACAGCAATCACAACATAATCTATCCAAATGGCAGACAGAAAATCAGTCTCAGCCTTCCAAGCCTCAACCGCCCCTTCAGAGTGTAACCCAGTCTCAGACCGAGAAGCCACCACTTCTGCCTCTGGCAATTGGAGCTCATTGGAGTGGAAAAGACTCTGGGATGAGCTACTCAAATAATGCTGCTGTTGATGTTTCAACACCGCCTACCACGAGTAGTTTGCTGGCTGCTATTATGAATGGTGGTTTATTCCCAAAGAATTCAGTCAGTGGCTTCCAAAAAGCAAGTATACAGCCTCCTTTACCTATTGGGCCTCCTCCtgttcaagctttgacatcaactGCTCCTTCAGATACTCCATCATTGTTAGCTCCTATTTCCCTTGGTAATATACCAGATGCAAATTCAACCACCCATTTTGGAGATGTGATGCCTCCCCTGCCACTTGGGCCTCCACCTTCGTCATCCTTGGTTGGTGTGAACTCCGAGAACTCCAAGACATCTGATCCCAAcgtgaactcactttcaagtcttTTGAGTTCCTTGGTTGCAAAAGGTTTAATAGCCTCATCGTCAACCGAGTTGCCAACTGTATCTGCAGCTCAGTCATCTAATGAGGTCCCAGATCAGTCCAGTGTCTTTGCTAGCAAAAGTTTGGAGCAAATTCCTCCGATCTTAACTACCTCAAGCACTCCTCCAACTTTGGCAGAAGAGCCTGCTGCTTCAAAATCAGTTGAAAGTGGCATGCTATCGCTATCCAATGCAGCTGAACCAAAGGATATAGGCATTGAGTTCAAATCAGAAATTTTACGTGGATTTCAtccttcaatcatcagaagtctgCTAGAGGATCTAGTGCATCAGTGCCACATATGCGGTCTAAGACTTAGACTACAAGAGCAGCTTCAATGTCATTTAGATTGGCATGTCTCACAGAAGTCTGTGATAAGTAATTTTAACCCGAAGTCTAGAAATTGGTTTTCAAATAGGACAAATTGGCTCGATGGTAGCATGAGACCAGAATCTCGTCATTTAGAGGCAGCAATTTTTTTGGAGGAAGTTGTCCCAATTAAAGAGAAATCTGAACCAATGGTTCCTGCAGATGAGAGCCAAAGTATATGTGTACTGTGTGGAGAACCATTTGAGGATATATACTCTGAAGCAACAGATGAATGGATGTACAAAGGGACTGTATATTTGAATCTACCAAGCAAGCAAGATGATGCAAACAATATGGATGGCACTGCTGGTAAGTCTCTTATTGTACATGCACGGTGCACAATACAAAGGTCTGCTGATGATACAGATATCGCGGAGCATGATAAAGTGGACCAACCATGTGCACCAAGGCAACCTAATTTGAATTCAGGGTGA
- the LOC103979069 gene encoding polyadenylation and cleavage factor homolog 4 isoform X1, with protein MEMENSRRSAMDRSREPGLKRPRLAAANAADRGRVASNRDRTLPPLRTGGQTLAPRAGERQERDDVLRRGSHQELVAQYKTALAELTFNSKPIITNLTIIAGESLHAAKEIAALICANVLEAPSGQKLPSLYLLDSIVKNIGKDYIKYFAARLPEVFCKAFKQVESSIHPSMKHLFGTWKGVFPLAPLQIIEKELGFPPVINGSSGSASSKLDSQPQRPAHSIHVNPKYLEARQRLQQSPRNMQQPQKELVNNVICEKKGLKDVRDHVYASDISRESDPGIGRVSERLKDRDEHDKTYYGAGMAATEAQLNRRKGFDVNHSNGSNQVSGSANASAQLTSVDLVDTDRSKLEASRSWKISEEEEYLWDEMKTRKTDYGGTNYLQKVGWNNNKADKTASLGRGKWIPLESGHVESNVNKVDAFSQLVKTAKGEGRVLAYESLGDYLPPLHAKQDTDLGFSMEASSNSLLQQRASSENHSSSFWPPHEASQSVVGSNYKGSNVGQLKEQSISFSGGSSTSTSSSLPLPGLRSSVLSTNLSSYVHIPGSSGTSGQQRPQPLRPPSLSSQLPPSSVHIQQGKPHDSIDHNHFQSHSFAQVDQKALHLEGQQNQVQHLPGSPSNFLAKNHAQPSLSSSITSLSDVSQQLDGLINAANRLSSRDHLPFTQQSQHNLSKWQTENQSQPSKPQPPLQSVTQSQTEKPPLLPLAIGAHWSGKDSGMSYSNNAAVDVSTPPTTSSLLAAIMNGGLFPKNSVSGFQKASIQPPLPIGPPPVQALTSTAPSDTPSLLAPISLGNIPDANSTTHFGDVMPPLPLGPPPSSSLVGVNSENSKTSDPNVNSLSSLLSSLVAKGLIASSSTELPTVSAAQSSNEVPDQSSVFASKSLEQIPPILTTSSTPPTLAEEPAASKSVESGMLSLSNAAEPKDIGIEFKSEILRGFHPSIIRSLLEDLVHQCHICGLRLRLQEQLQCHLDWHVSQKSVISNFNPKSRNWFSNRTNWLDGSMRPESRHLEAAIFLEEVVPIKEKSEPMVPADESQSICVLCGEPFEDIYSEATDEWMYKGTVYLNLPSKQDDANNMDGTAGKSLIVHARCTIQRSADDTDIAEHDKVDQPCAPRQPNLNSG; from the exons ATGGAGATGGAGAACTCCCGCAGATCCGCCATGGACCGCTCCCGAGAACCGGGCTTGAAGCGGCCTCGGCTGGCGGCAGCGAACGCCGCGGACCGGGGCCGCGTCGCCTCCAACCGGGACCGGACGCTTCCTCCGCTGAGGACCGGGGGGCAGACGTTGGCTCCTAGGGCAGGGGAGAGGCAAGAGAGAGACGACGTCTTGAGAAGAGGGTCGCATCAGGAACTTGTGGCGCAGTACAAGACGGCGCTCGCCGAGCTAACATTCAATTCCAAGCCCATCATCACTAATCTGACCATTATCGCGGGAGAGAGCCTTCACGCCGCTAAGGAAATTGCCGCTCTTATCTGCGCCAATGTCCTTGAG GCACCCAGTGGACAGAAGTTGCCATCGTTGTATCTGCTAGATAGTATCGTGAAGAATATCGGGAAagattatattaaatattttgctgCAAGGCTACCTGAG GTCTTCTGTAAGGCCTTCAAACAGGTTGAATCTTCTATTCATCCTAGTATGAAACATCTGTTTGGGACATGGAAAGGAGTTTTTCCATTGGCCCCTCTTCAGATAATTGAAAAAGAGCTAGGCTTCCCACCGGTCATCAATGGTTCATCTGGATCAGCATCATCAAAACTTGATTCCCAACCACAACGTCCAGCTCACAGCATTCATGTGAATCCAAAATACTTGGAGGCGAGGCAGCGCCTTCAACAATCACCTAGG AATATGCAACAGCCACAGAAGGAATTAGTAAACAATGTTATATGTGAGAAAAAAGGACTTAAAGATGTTAGAGATCATGTATATGCTTCCGATATTTCACGAGAGTCAGACCCTGGCATAGGAAGAGTCAGTGAAAGGCTTAAGGACCGAGATGAGCATGACAAAACATATTATGGTGCTGGTATGGCTGCTACTGAAGCACAGCTTAATAGAAGGAAAGGATTCGATGTTAATCATTCTAATGGAAGCAATCAAGTATCTGGATCTGCAAATGCTAGTGCTCAGCTAACTTCAGTTGACTTGGTTGATACAGATAGAAGCAAATTAGAAGCATCTAGGAGCTGGAAGATCTCTGAGGAGGAAGAGTATCTGTgggatgaaatgaaaacaagaaaaacaGATTATGGAGGTACCAACTACTTGCAAAAAGTTGGGTGGAATAATAATAAAGCTGATAAGACTGCCAGCCTTGGAAGAGGTAAATGGATCCCTCTGGAGTCTGGGCATGTAGAGTCCAATGTGAACAAAGTTGATGCCTTCTCTCAATTAGTGAAGACTGCTAAAGGAGAAGGCAGAGTGCTGGCATATGAG AGCCTTGGTGATTATCTTCCACCACTTCATGCCAAGCAGGACACTGATTTGGGATTCAGTATGGAGGCCTCTTCGAATTCACTATTGCAGCAAAGGGCTTCATCTGAAAATCATTCCTCATCCTTCTGGCCCCCCCATGAGGCGTCACAATCAGTGGTTGGATCAAATTATAAAGGCTCAAATGTTGGTCAACTGAAAGAACAATCCATTTCTTTCAGTGGTGGTTCATCTACAAGCACTAGTTCTTCTTTGCCTCTTCCAGGGCTGAGATCCTCCGTCCTTTCTACGAATTTGAGCTCTTATGTTCATATCCCAGGTTCAAGTGGAACTTCTGGACAGCAAAGGCCACAACCTTTACGACCTCCATCACTGTCTTCTCAGTTACCTCCATCTTCAGTGCACATTCAACAAGGGAAGCCACATGACTCAATTGATCATAATCATTTTCAATCTCATTCATTCGCTCAAGTGGATCAGAAGGCTTTGCATCTGGAGGGGCAACAAAATCAAGTGCAACATCTACCAGGGTCTCCAAGTaattttcttgctaaaaatcatgCTCAGCCAAGTTTATCAAGCTCAATAACATCCCTCTCAGATGTTTCTCAACAACTTGATGGTTTAATTAATGCTGCTAATCGGTTGAGTTCAAGGGATCATCTTCCTTTCACACAGCAATCACAACATAATCTATCCAAATGGCAGACAGAAAATCAGTCTCAGCCTTCCAAGCCTCAACCGCCCCTTCAGAGTGTAACCCAGTCTCAGACCGAGAAGCCACCACTTCTGCCTCTGGCAATTGGAGCTCATTGGAGTGGAAAAGACTCTGGGATGAGCTACTCAAATAATGCTGCTGTTGATGTTTCAACACCGCCTACCACGAGTAGTTTGCTGGCTGCTATTATGAATGGTGGTTTATTCCCAAAGAATTCAGTCAGTGGCTTCCAAAAAGCAAGTATACAGCCTCCTTTACCTATTGGGCCTCCTCCtgttcaagctttgacatcaactGCTCCTTCAGATACTCCATCATTGTTAGCTCCTATTTCCCTTGGTAATATACCAGATGCAAATTCAACCACCCATTTTGGAGATGTGATGCCTCCCCTGCCACTTGGGCCTCCACCTTCGTCATCCTTGGTTGGTGTGAACTCCGAGAACTCCAAGACATCTGATCCCAAcgtgaactcactttcaagtcttTTGAGTTCCTTGGTTGCAAAAGGTTTAATAGCCTCATCGTCAACCGAGTTGCCAACTGTATCTGCAGCTCAGTCATCTAATGAGGTCCCAGATCAGTCCAGTGTCTTTGCTAGCAAAAGTTTGGAGCAAATTCCTCCGATCTTAACTACCTCAAGCACTCCTCCAACTTTGGCAGAAGAGCCTGCTGCTTCAAAATCAGTTGAAAGTGGCATGCTATCGCTATCCAATGCAGCTGAACCAAAGGATATAGGCATTGAGTTCAAATCAGAAATTTTACGTGGATTTCAtccttcaatcatcagaagtctgCTAGAGGATCTAGTGCATCAGTGCCACATATGCGGTCTAAGACTTAGACTACAAGAGCAGCTTCAATGTCATTTAGATTGGCATGTCTCACAGAAGTCTGTGATAAGTAATTTTAACCCGAAGTCTAGAAATTGGTTTTCAAATAGGACAAATTGGCTCGATGGTAGCATGAGACCAGAATCTCGTCATTTAGAGGCAGCAATTTTTTTGGAGGAAGTTGTCCCAATTAAAGAGAAATCTGAACCAATGGTTCCTGCAGATGAGAGCCAAAGTATATGTGTACTGTGTGGAGAACCATTTGAGGATATATACTCTGAAGCAACAGATGAATGGATGTACAAAGGGACTGTATATTTGAATCTACCAAGCAAGCAAGATGATGCAAACAATATGGATGGCACTGCTGGTAAGTCTCTTATTGTACATGCACGGTGCACAATACAAAGGTCTGCTGATGATACAGATATCGCGGAGCATGATAAAGTGGACCAACCATGTGCACCAAGGCAACCTAATTTGAATTCAGGGTGA